One part of the Acinetobacter sp. XS-4 genome encodes these proteins:
- a CDS encoding pseudouridine synthase: MSSPNDFLPPMIDGVSASQVYLPAHTNTQTIYEHLCQHFQHIKVQEWQQRFQDGLIYGANGQKLTLDSPYQSNTHIFYYRFLAYEAHVPFEHRILFENDDLLVVDKPHFLTISPTGQYVQETLLVRLKKQTGNEYLTPIHRLDRETAGVVLFCKRVESRGAYQQLFAERQVNKIYHAVAPYKKELKLPQTLHLHLDKGTPFYTMQVVANAKANTQTYIELIEHNQIWAKYRLTPTTGKQHQLRVHLNYLEIPIKNDPFYPVVQHKAEDDFSEPLQLLAKHISFIDPLTKEGMSFNSEFELTL, translated from the coding sequence ATGTCTAGTCCGAACGATTTTTTGCCACCTATGATTGATGGTGTGAGCGCAAGCCAAGTCTATCTTCCTGCACACACAAATACTCAAACTATTTATGAGCATCTATGCCAACATTTCCAACATATTAAAGTGCAAGAGTGGCAACAACGCTTTCAAGATGGACTTATTTATGGGGCAAATGGACAAAAACTAACATTAGACAGTCCCTATCAAAGTAATACCCATATTTTTTATTATCGATTTCTTGCTTATGAAGCCCACGTTCCATTTGAACATCGGATTTTATTTGAAAATGATGACTTACTAGTGGTCGATAAACCACATTTTTTAACGATTAGCCCGACTGGACAATATGTTCAAGAAACGCTTTTAGTCCGACTAAAAAAACAAACAGGCAATGAATATTTAACGCCCATACATCGATTAGACCGGGAAACTGCTGGGGTTGTTCTATTTTGCAAACGGGTTGAATCTCGTGGTGCTTACCAACAATTATTTGCAGAGCGTCAAGTCAATAAAATTTACCATGCCGTTGCACCTTATAAAAAAGAATTAAAACTTCCCCAAACATTACATTTGCATTTAGACAAAGGTACTCCTTTTTATACCATGCAAGTTGTGGCAAATGCTAAAGCAAATACCCAGACTTATATTGAGCTTATCGAACATAACCAAATTTGGGCAAAATATCGCTTAACACCAACAACGGGCAAACAGCATCAACTTCGCGTGCATCTTAATTACTTAGAAATTCCGATTAAAAATGACCCATTTTATCCAGTAGTTCAACACAAGGCTGAAGATGATTTCTCTGAACCATTACAGCTGCTGGCTAAGCATATTTCATTTATAGACCCCCTCACAAAAGAGGGAATGTCTTTTAATTCTGAGTTTGAATTGACATTGTAA
- a CDS encoding type II toxin-antitoxin system RelB/DinJ family antitoxin — MRKTEVYQVRLDSQEKKQAFAVFKQLGITPAQAVRLFFKQVVLTKSIPFAIENQTINMEQLLKLRKAKASSLNQNPSTLAEDDDHEDLFEELNALLGESDKI, encoded by the coding sequence ATGCGAAAAACAGAAGTTTATCAGGTTCGACTTGACTCCCAAGAGAAAAAACAGGCTTTTGCTGTTTTTAAACAATTGGGAATTACCCCTGCCCAAGCGGTACGACTTTTTTTTAAACAGGTCGTATTAACTAAATCTATTCCATTTGCAATCGAAAATCAGACGATCAATATGGAACAATTATTAAAACTGAGAAAAGCAAAAGCATCTTCATTAAACCAAAATCCATCAACTTTAGCTGAAGATGATGACCATGAAGATTTGTTTGAAGAACTAAATGCTCTTCTTGGTGAAAGCGACAAAATTTAA
- the nfsB gene encoding oxygen-insensitive NAD(P)H nitroreductase gives MDLLNSVKSRYTTKAYDSEKKIPQEKINKLLEILRFSPSSVNIQPWHFLVADNLAAKERIAKALTGKYAYNAPKVLESSHTLIFCTRTDISAEYLNQLLEQDDLSGRFKDEKAKLGQKDTRHGYVEFYRNEQKNLFGWMENQTFIALGQLLFAAGLEGIDATPMGGFDEEILNTELGLTEKGLRSSVIVSLGYRSENDFNAKLPKSRLPDEVIFTYL, from the coding sequence ATGGACCTATTGAATTCTGTTAAAAGCCGCTATACCACAAAAGCGTATGATTCTGAAAAGAAAATTCCCCAAGAAAAAATTAATAAATTATTAGAAATTTTACGTTTTTCCCCTTCTTCAGTGAATATACAGCCTTGGCATTTCCTAGTTGCAGACAATCTTGCAGCCAAAGAACGAATTGCAAAAGCCTTAACTGGAAAATATGCCTACAATGCTCCTAAAGTGCTTGAGTCATCACACACACTTATATTTTGCACAAGAACAGATATTTCAGCTGAATACTTAAATCAACTACTTGAACAAGATGATTTAAGTGGTCGTTTTAAAGATGAAAAAGCAAAGCTCGGCCAAAAAGATACTCGCCATGGCTATGTTGAGTTTTATCGAAATGAGCAGAAAAATTTATTTGGATGGATGGAAAACCAAACATTCATTGCTCTGGGCCAACTACTTTTTGCTGCGGGTTTAGAAGGAATTGATGCAACACCAATGGGTGGTTTTGATGAAGAAATTTTAAATACTGAGTTAGGTTTAACTGAAAAAGGCCTGCGTAGTTCAGTCATTGTTTCTCTAGGTTACCGCAGTGAAAATGATTTCAATGCCAAACTACCTAAATCACGCCTACCAGATGAAGTTATTTTTACCTATTTATAA
- a CDS encoding GNAT family N-acetyltransferase, with amino-acid sequence MIVRRATFEDLEQLAVLFDEYRQFYGASSNFNESLHFLKQRFENRESVFFIHIKDDKITGFILLYLGFSSVACSTYYILDDVYVTPIFRRQGSAKQLIDTAILFAKQENALRISLETQGNNHESHRLYEQMGFIRDSEFQTFHCFLK; translated from the coding sequence ATGATCGTTAGACGAGCGACTTTTGAAGATTTAGAGCAACTCGCCGTTTTATTTGATGAATACCGCCAATTTTATGGGGCCTCTTCTAATTTTAATGAATCACTTCACTTTCTCAAACAGCGTTTTGAGAATAGAGAAAGTGTGTTCTTCATTCATATTAAAGACGACAAAATCACGGGTTTTATTTTACTCTATTTAGGTTTTTCTTCAGTTGCTTGCTCAACTTACTATATTTTAGATGATGTATATGTTACGCCTATTTTCCGTCGTCAAGGTTCAGCTAAACAGCTAATCGATACAGCAATCTTATTTGCAAAACAAGAGAATGCTTTGCGGATTAGTTTGGAAACTCAAGGTAACAACCATGAATCTCATCGCTTATATGAACAAATGGGATTCATTCGAGATAGTGAGTTCCAAACTTTCCATTGTTTTCTCAAATAA
- a CDS encoding UDP-2,3-diacylglucosamine diphosphatase has product MTYLFISDLHLSPEHPRLVRGFLDLLVHYQDKNTQLYILGDWFNAWIGDDYSAPWLDEIVEALKDFSKKGNQVYFQVGNRDFALNQVFLNKFNGVLLPDIYSLNIAGHQYRLEHGDALCTDDISYQRFKKIIRNPLLVALLRRTPLSFRTKLVSGFRKRSSVDKQQKSYEIMDVNEQAVISALANVDILIHGHTHRPSIHQVQAKQRIVLGDWREDQAYILEIDPSSNTQQLELIVWNY; this is encoded by the coding sequence GTGACTTATCTGTTTATCTCAGATTTACATTTGTCACCTGAACACCCTCGACTCGTTCGAGGGTTTTTAGACTTATTGGTGCATTACCAAGATAAAAATACTCAACTCTACATCTTAGGCGACTGGTTTAATGCCTGGATTGGAGATGACTATTCAGCACCATGGCTTGATGAAATTGTTGAGGCCTTAAAAGACTTTAGCAAAAAAGGGAATCAGGTTTATTTTCAAGTCGGTAACCGTGATTTTGCGCTTAATCAAGTTTTTCTCAATAAATTTAATGGCGTCTTACTCCCTGACATTTATTCTCTCAATATCGCAGGACATCAATATCGCTTAGAACACGGCGATGCATTATGTACAGATGACATTTCCTATCAAAGATTTAAAAAAATTATTCGAAATCCTCTCTTAGTCGCTCTTTTACGCCGCACTCCACTCAGTTTTCGTACTAAGCTTGTTAGTGGCTTTCGCAAAAGAAGCTCAGTTGATAAACAGCAAAAAAGCTATGAAATCATGGACGTGAATGAGCAAGCGGTTATTTCCGCTTTAGCAAATGTCGACATATTGATTCATGGGCATACTCACCGTCCTTCAATTCATCAAGTACAAGCTAAACAACGAATTGTTCTTGGCGATTGGCGTGAGGATCAGGCTTACATTTTAGAAATTGATCCATCTTCAAATACGCAACAGCTAGAATTGATTGTCTGGAATTATTAG
- a CDS encoding peptidylprolyl isomerase has product MSFPQVELNTNKGRIVLELNAEKAPKTVANFLEYVRDGFYDGVIFHRVIDGFMIQGGGMDENFKEKATRDSIENEADNGLSNDEGTVAMARTQAPHSASAQFFINVKNNSFLNHTSKTAQGWGYAVFGKVVEGLDIVEAIKGVRTGNRGYHADVPLENVVIESAKIISE; this is encoded by the coding sequence ATGAGTTTTCCTCAAGTCGAATTAAACACCAATAAAGGTCGTATTGTTCTTGAACTGAATGCTGAAAAAGCGCCTAAAACAGTAGCAAACTTTTTAGAATATGTACGTGACGGTTTTTATGACGGCGTTATTTTCCACCGCGTCATTGATGGTTTCATGATCCAAGGTGGCGGTATGGATGAAAACTTCAAAGAAAAAGCGACACGTGATTCAATTGAAAATGAAGCTGATAACGGTTTAAGTAACGACGAAGGTACCGTTGCAATGGCACGTACTCAAGCTCCTCACTCAGCGTCTGCTCAATTCTTTATCAACGTGAAAAATAACTCTTTCTTGAACCATACCTCTAAAACTGCTCAAGGTTGGGGCTATGCCGTATTTGGTAAAGTTGTTGAAGGTTTAGACATTGTTGAAGCGATCAAAGGTGTTCGCACTGGCAACCGCGGTTATCACGCTGACGTTCCTTTAGAAAATGTTGTAATCGAATCTGCTAAAATTATTTCTGAATAA
- the miaA gene encoding tRNA (adenosine(37)-N6)-dimethylallyltransferase MiaA, whose amino-acid sequence MSNQLPVINLMGPTASGKTALACELYERGNFELISVDSALVYKDMDIGTAKPTREEQALYPHHLIDIITPLEVYSAAQFVEDACKLIDDMHSRGKTPILVGGTMLYFKALLEGLSSNLPSADAQVRAAIEEKGLNEGWQAVYDELVSVDPAAAIKFNVTDKQRIIRALEVYKLTGEPITKLQAEQPKNVPYRYIFHNYALLPDRVELHQRIEQRLSKMWDIGFLSEVESLIEKYDLDENLPSMRSVGYRQALEFLLKSDLSLKSKREMEDKALFATRQLAKRQYTWLRSLQEIHDFKTYLTIKQAKEDLRNSYG is encoded by the coding sequence ATGTCAAATCAATTGCCCGTCATCAATTTAATGGGACCAACTGCGAGCGGAAAAACCGCTTTGGCATGTGAATTATACGAACGTGGAAATTTTGAGCTGATTTCTGTTGATTCTGCACTCGTTTATAAAGATATGGATATCGGCACGGCTAAACCAACTCGTGAAGAGCAAGCGCTATATCCGCATCATTTAATTGATATTATTACTCCTCTTGAAGTTTATTCAGCTGCTCAATTTGTTGAAGATGCATGTAAGTTAATTGATGACATGCATTCACGTGGAAAGACTCCTATCTTGGTAGGAGGTACAATGTTGTACTTTAAGGCATTATTAGAAGGTCTATCGAGTAATTTGCCGAGCGCAGATGCTCAAGTTCGGGCGGCAATCGAAGAAAAAGGTTTAAATGAAGGGTGGCAGGCTGTTTATGATGAATTAGTTTCTGTCGATCCTGCTGCGGCTATAAAATTTAATGTGACTGATAAGCAAAGGATTATTCGAGCACTAGAAGTTTATAAGCTTACAGGTGAACCAATTACTAAATTGCAGGCAGAACAACCAAAAAACGTACCATATCGATACATATTTCATAATTATGCTTTACTTCCAGATCGGGTAGAATTACATCAACGCATTGAGCAAAGATTAAGCAAAATGTGGGATATCGGTTTTTTGAGTGAAGTTGAATCTCTAATTGAAAAATACGATTTAGATGAAAATTTACCCTCAATGCGTTCAGTGGGTTATCGACAAGCACTAGAATTTCTATTAAAAAGTGACTTAAGTCTCAAAAGTAAACGTGAAATGGAGGATAAAGCTTTATTTGCAACACGACAACTTGCCAAACGTCAATATACGTGGTTACGTTCTTTGCAAGAAATACACGATTTTAAAACTTACTTGACGATAAAGCAGGCGAAAGAAGACTTGCGAAACTCTTATGGATAA
- a CDS encoding glutamine--tRNA ligase/YqeY domain fusion protein, whose translation MKPNDVVSSLPNNPTPNTHASVDSTQQEQQAGLDFVRQVITEDLAAGRAKQIVTRFPPEPNGYLHIGHVKAICLNFGVAEEFDGLCNLRFDDTNPDAEEQEYVDGIANDVKWLGFNWNGEPRYASGYFDQLYVWAVQLIEQGDAYVDLQSPEEIKLNRGNFVEPGKNSPYRDASVEENLARFEKMRSGEFKEGEAVLRAKIDMASPNVHMRDPILYRVLHSEHHQTGDKWKIYPMYDYAHPLSDAIEGITHSLCTLEFQDHRPFYDWIVEKVKSQAVPHQYESSRLNVDYTITSKRKLRKLVEGGHVNGWDDPRMPTVVGMRRRGFTPEGLRDFCKRVGVSKTDGIVDVAMLEFCIRQSLENTAARGMAVLSPLKVTLTNLPEDMDLNHARHPNVYMGDRVIPLTKEIYIDRKDFEEVPPKGFKRLIPDGEVRLRHAYVIKCDEVIKDANGEVIELKCSIDPETLGKNPEGRKVKGVIHWVSATKGIPAEVRIYDRLFTEADPETGDDFLANLNPDSMKVLEAVIEPALAQASPEDRFQFEREGYFVADQHDHSSEKPVFNRILDLKDSFKPEKK comes from the coding sequence ATGAAGCCTAATGATGTTGTCTCGAGCCTGCCAAATAACCCGACACCGAATACTCATGCCTCTGTCGATTCTACGCAGCAAGAACAACAGGCTGGCTTAGATTTTGTTCGCCAAGTTATTACTGAAGATTTAGCTGCTGGTCGTGCAAAGCAGATCGTAACGCGTTTTCCACCAGAACCAAATGGCTATTTACATATTGGTCATGTAAAAGCAATTTGTCTAAACTTTGGTGTGGCTGAAGAGTTTGATGGATTATGTAATTTACGTTTTGACGATACAAACCCTGATGCTGAAGAGCAAGAGTATGTTGACGGTATTGCTAACGATGTGAAATGGCTTGGTTTTAACTGGAATGGTGAGCCACGCTATGCATCAGGTTATTTTGATCAATTATATGTATGGGCTGTTCAACTGATTGAGCAAGGCGATGCTTATGTTGATTTGCAATCTCCAGAAGAAATTAAGCTAAACCGCGGTAATTTTGTTGAGCCTGGTAAAAATTCACCATACCGTGATGCTTCTGTTGAAGAGAACCTTGCGCGCTTTGAAAAAATGCGTAGTGGTGAATTTAAAGAGGGCGAAGCTGTTTTACGTGCCAAAATTGATATGGCAAGCCCAAATGTACACATGCGTGACCCAATTTTATATCGCGTATTGCATTCAGAGCATCATCAAACAGGTGATAAGTGGAAAATCTATCCAATGTATGACTATGCTCATCCATTGTCTGATGCGATCGAGGGAATTACTCATTCGCTTTGTACATTAGAGTTCCAAGATCACCGTCCGTTTTATGACTGGATTGTAGAAAAAGTAAAATCTCAAGCGGTTCCACATCAGTATGAATCTTCACGTTTAAACGTGGATTACACCATTACATCAAAACGTAAATTACGTAAATTGGTGGAAGGTGGCCATGTGAATGGTTGGGATGACCCTCGTATGCCAACAGTCGTGGGTATGCGTCGTCGAGGTTTTACGCCAGAAGGTTTGCGTGATTTCTGTAAGCGTGTGGGCGTGTCAAAAACTGACGGTATTGTAGATGTTGCAATGCTTGAGTTCTGTATTCGCCAATCTTTAGAAAATACAGCTGCACGTGGTATGGCTGTTTTAAGTCCACTTAAAGTGACTTTAACCAATTTGCCAGAAGATATGGATCTTAACCATGCTCGCCATCCAAACGTGTATATGGGTGACCGTGTGATTCCTTTAACTAAGGAAATCTATATTGACCGTAAAGACTTTGAAGAAGTACCACCAAAAGGCTTTAAACGTTTAATTCCTGATGGTGAAGTGCGTTTACGCCATGCTTACGTCATTAAATGTGATGAAGTTATTAAGGATGCTAATGGTGAAGTCATTGAGTTGAAATGTTCGATTGACCCTGAAACCTTAGGTAAAAACCCTGAAGGCCGTAAAGTGAAAGGTGTAATTCACTGGGTATCTGCGACTAAAGGTATTCCTGCTGAAGTACGTATTTACGATCGTTTGTTCACAGAAGCAGATCCTGAAACAGGTGATGATTTCTTGGCAAATTTAAATCCAGATTCGATGAAAGTATTAGAAGCTGTCATTGAGCCTGCTTTGGCACAAGCGAGTCCTGAAGATCGTTTCCAGTTTGAACGTGAAGGTTATTTTGTTGCTGATCAACATGATCATTCATCTGAAAAACCAGTGTTTAACCGCATTCTCGATTTGAAAGATAGCTTTAAGCCTGAGAAAAAGTAA
- the mutL gene encoding DNA mismatch repair endonuclease MutL: protein MTDEKLTQRRIHTLDAALANQIAAGEVIERPSSVVKELLENSIDAGATELIVRIAQGGSTLIEIIDNGHGIHSEDLALAVMRHATSKIKTAEDLHAIVSLGFRGEALASIAAVSRLTLTSSQDESGIGHQVEVNGTAFDHQEVQAVAAQKGTHIRVQDLFFNVPARRKFLKKPTTEFGHIEEIVRRLALTHFDIRFVLEHNDNIRINLPIADSGELRFQRVQQLLGSQFVQNAYWMDAESISMRLSGWLGHPSDARAQADMQYVYVNGRIVKDKTISHALRMAYDGILHGHQHSSYLLFLEVDPENIDVNVHPTKHEIRFLNQREVHEFVRHYAKETLAQFQTASADLAQAMKVDEHSDYSVQPQPKYQEQFTLHRTNEALNPDSEVQSQHAPTELLTDFNASRPQAIHYADQTPKYNGSPQLNNALKTYLAPLRDQTASFSVNEDIEPVTKVDEFPLGIAIAQLHGIYILSQNTEGLIIVDMHAAHERILLQQMKNAWDKPEFWTSQQLLIPKVISISRMQAVRVEELKLQLERLGLEIDLYGDEQIIIRGVPAILQKADFENLIPELLNDLDPNDEAQGLLQKRDELLAGMACHGAVRAHRQLSLSEMNALLRQMEQTEFASQCNHGRPTWRAFPLSQLDKLFARGE from the coding sequence ATGACTGATGAAAAGCTAACACAACGTCGTATCCATACATTAGACGCAGCGTTAGCCAACCAGATTGCTGCTGGTGAGGTGATTGAGCGTCCTTCATCTGTTGTTAAAGAATTATTAGAAAACTCTATCGATGCGGGTGCAACTGAACTCATTGTGCGGATTGCTCAAGGTGGTTCGACCCTAATCGAAATTATTGATAATGGTCATGGCATTCATTCTGAAGATTTGGCACTGGCCGTTATGCGTCATGCCACAAGTAAAATTAAAACGGCAGAAGATTTACACGCTATTGTAAGTCTAGGATTTCGCGGGGAGGCGCTTGCTTCGATTGCCGCTGTTTCAAGGTTGACATTAACTAGTAGCCAAGATGAAAGTGGGATCGGCCATCAGGTTGAAGTTAATGGTACGGCCTTTGACCATCAAGAAGTACAAGCTGTTGCTGCTCAAAAGGGAACACATATCCGTGTTCAGGACTTATTTTTTAATGTTCCTGCCCGCCGTAAATTTTTAAAAAAGCCAACCACTGAATTTGGTCATATCGAAGAGATTGTTCGTCGTCTGGCTTTAACACATTTTGATATACGTTTTGTGCTTGAGCATAATGATAATATTAGAATTAATTTACCTATAGCTGATAGCGGAGAGCTCCGTTTTCAGCGAGTACAGCAATTATTAGGTTCGCAATTTGTACAAAATGCATATTGGATGGATGCCGAAAGTATTAGCATGCGTTTATCGGGTTGGCTTGGTCATCCTTCAGATGCACGTGCGCAGGCTGATATGCAATATGTCTATGTAAATGGGCGTATTGTCAAAGATAAAACAATTTCGCATGCATTACGCATGGCATATGACGGTATTTTACATGGCCATCAACATTCATCTTATCTACTTTTCTTAGAAGTCGATCCTGAAAATATTGATGTCAATGTTCACCCTACAAAACATGAAATCCGTTTTTTAAATCAGAGAGAAGTGCATGAGTTTGTAAGACATTATGCAAAAGAAACTCTGGCACAATTTCAGACAGCGAGCGCTGATTTAGCTCAAGCGATGAAAGTGGATGAACATTCTGATTATTCAGTACAGCCACAGCCTAAATATCAGGAACAATTTACGCTGCATCGGACAAATGAAGCTTTAAATCCAGACAGTGAAGTACAGTCTCAGCACGCACCAACAGAATTATTAACTGATTTTAACGCTAGTCGTCCGCAAGCTATTCACTATGCAGATCAAACACCAAAATATAATGGTTCACCTCAGTTAAATAATGCGTTAAAGACATATTTAGCACCACTGCGTGACCAGACTGCTAGTTTTTCAGTAAATGAAGATATTGAACCAGTAACAAAAGTCGATGAATTTCCATTAGGTATCGCAATTGCTCAACTTCATGGAATTTATATTTTATCGCAAAATACTGAAGGTCTAATTATTGTTGATATGCATGCAGCGCATGAGCGTATTTTATTACAGCAAATGAAAAATGCTTGGGATAAGCCAGAATTTTGGACATCTCAGCAGTTGCTTATACCTAAAGTTATTTCTATTAGTCGAATGCAAGCTGTGAGGGTAGAAGAATTAAAACTTCAACTGGAGCGTTTAGGACTTGAAATTGATTTGTATGGTGATGAACAAATTATTATTCGGGGAGTGCCAGCCATATTACAAAAAGCTGACTTTGAAAATCTTATTCCTGAACTTTTAAATGATTTAGATCCAAATGATGAAGCACAAGGGCTACTTCAAAAAAGAGATGAGTTATTAGCTGGAATGGCGTGTCATGGGGCAGTGCGTGCGCATCGACAACTCAGTCTTTCTGAAATGAATGCTTTACTTCGTCAAATGGAACAAACCGAATTTGCGAGCCAATGTAACCATGGAAGGCCAACTTGGCGCGCATTTCCATTATCTCAATTAGATAAATTATTTGCTCGAGGAGAGTAG
- the tsaE gene encoding tRNA (adenosine(37)-N6)-threonylcarbamoyltransferase complex ATPase subunit type 1 TsaE — MSYSLKLVLNHEEDTERLAQALAQHVQSGVIYLIGDLGAGKTTLTRYFLQALGHKGSVKSPTYTLVEPYKINDKEIFHFDLYRLNDPYELELMGIRDYLDITDALFLFEWPSKGGDEIPEADIIIDIQKSDDELSRLVTLTLPTEHLYQTLQEQLHD; from the coding sequence ATGTCGTATTCATTGAAATTGGTCTTAAATCATGAAGAAGATACTGAGCGTCTAGCTCAAGCGTTGGCGCAACATGTTCAGTCGGGTGTGATTTATTTAATTGGAGATTTAGGTGCGGGTAAAACCACACTTACACGCTATTTCTTACAGGCATTAGGTCATAAAGGTTCTGTTAAAAGCCCAACCTATACACTCGTTGAGCCGTATAAAATCAATGACAAAGAAATTTTTCATTTTGACTTATACCGTTTGAATGACCCCTACGAACTTGAATTAATGGGAATCCGTGATTATTTAGATATCACAGACGCATTATTTTTATTTGAATGGCCATCAAAAGGTGGCGATGAAATTCCAGAGGCCGATATCATTATTGATATTCAAAAGTCAGATGATGAGTTGAGCCGTTTAGTAACTTTAACTTTACCCACAGAACATTTGTATCAGACTTTGCAGGAACAGCTTCATGACTGA
- the hfq gene encoding RNA chaperone Hfq produces the protein MSKGQTLQDPFLNSLRKERIPVSIFLVNGIKLQGHIESFDQYVVLLKNTVSQMVYKHAISTVVPARNPRPAGAQGTGFPAQGGTQGGFGGQPTGGFGGGQGGGFGGSQGGFGGAQGGFGGQGGFGGGQGGGFGGQGGFGGQGGGFGGQGGFGGHQGGFDNDTKFEDGQEDENNR, from the coding sequence ATGTCTAAAGGTCAAACTTTACAAGATCCGTTCTTAAATTCTCTCCGTAAAGAACGTATCCCTGTTTCTATTTTCCTTGTGAACGGTATTAAATTACAGGGTCATATTGAATCATTTGACCAATATGTTGTTTTATTAAAAAATACTGTAAGTCAAATGGTTTACAAACACGCGATTTCAACTGTTGTTCCAGCACGTAACCCACGCCCAGCAGGCGCACAAGGTACAGGCTTCCCTGCACAAGGTGGCACACAAGGCGGCTTCGGTGGTCAACCTACTGGTGGCTTCGGTGGCGGTCAAGGTGGTGGCTTTGGTGGTTCTCAAGGTGGCTTCGGTGGCGCTCAAGGCGGCTTCGGTGGTCAAGGCGGCTTCGGCGGTGGTCAAGGTGGCGGCTTCGGCGGTCAAGGTGGCTTCGGCGGTCAAGGCGGTGGTTTCGGTGGTCAAGGCGGCTTCGGTGGTCATCAAGGTGGTTTTGACAACGACACTAAATTTGAAGATGGTCAAGAAGACGAAAATAATCGTTAA
- a CDS encoding DMT family transporter, which yields MILILAAALSSVLVSILLKNFKKKGYQALQMIAWNYASASILCFWWFQPDIQHISIQKTPWWLIVALGLILPSIFLCLAKSLEYAGIVKTEVAQRLSVVLSLLAAYFFFNEQFNALKLWGIGLGIFAVLLVLFGQMNTSSNHQSRKAIFALLSVWCGYAAVDILLKYTSSLGLQFTLTLNLIFITSFILSISYLLVQKTQKWQLKSAIAGLILGVLNFSNIALYVKAHILLKDSPAIVFASMNILVVLLGIASGVILYKEKLKWPTTLGILFGISGVLCLARAMSL from the coding sequence ATGATATTAATATTAGCTGCTGCTTTAAGCAGTGTTTTGGTGTCCATTCTATTAAAAAACTTCAAGAAAAAAGGCTACCAGGCGCTACAAATGATTGCATGGAACTATGCGAGTGCGAGTATTCTTTGTTTTTGGTGGTTTCAGCCTGATATCCAACATATTTCAATACAAAAGACGCCTTGGTGGTTAATTGTTGCATTAGGATTGATTTTGCCTAGTATTTTTCTGTGTTTAGCTAAATCACTAGAATATGCTGGAATTGTTAAAACTGAGGTTGCACAACGACTTTCCGTGGTACTTTCTTTACTCGCAGCTTATTTCTTTTTTAATGAACAATTTAATGCATTAAAACTATGGGGAATAGGTTTAGGAATTTTTGCTGTTCTACTTGTTCTTTTTGGACAAATGAATACTTCTTCAAATCATCAATCTCGAAAAGCAATTTTTGCTTTATTAAGTGTTTGGTGTGGATACGCCGCAGTAGATATTCTCTTAAAATATACGAGTAGCTTAGGTCTTCAATTTACACTGACTTTGAATCTTATTTTTATTACATCTTTTATATTATCAATTTCATATTTATTGGTGCAGAAAACCCAAAAATGGCAGCTTAAAAGCGCTATAGCTGGATTAATACTAGGTGTTCTTAATTTTTCAAATATTGCTTTATATGTGAAGGCTCATATTCTTTTAAAGGATTCGCCTGCAATTGTTTTTGCAAGTATGAATATTCTCGTTGTGTTATTAGGAATTGCAAGTGGCGTTATTCTATATAAAGAAAAATTAAAATGGCCTACCACTTTGGGTATTTTATTCGGGATAAGTGGTGTACTTTGTTTAGCTCGTGCAATGAGTTTATAG